A single Sorex araneus isolate mSorAra2 chromosome 8, mSorAra2.pri, whole genome shotgun sequence DNA region contains:
- the CNEP1R1 gene encoding nuclear envelope phosphatase-regulatory subunit 1 → MNSLEQAEDLKAFERRLTEYIHCLQPATGRWRMLLIVVSVCTATGAWNWLIDPETQKVSFFTSLWNHPFFTISCITLIGLFFAGIHKRVVAPSIIAARCRTVLAEYNMSCDDTGKLILKPRPHVQ, encoded by the exons ATCTTAAGGCTTTCGAGAGGAGACTTACTGAATATATTCATTGTTTGCAACCTGCCACTGGACGTTGGAGAA TGCTGCTTATAGTGGTATCTGTATGTACAGCTACTGGTGCCTGGAACTGGTTAATAGATCCTGAGACACAAAAG GTGTCCTTCTTCACCTCGCTATGGAACCACCCGTTCTTCACCATCAGCTGCATCACTCTCATCGGCCTGTTCTTTGCTGGGATACACAAGAGAGTAGTCGCGCCGTCCAT TATAGCCGCTCGATGTCGAACTGTATTAGCAGAGTATAACATGTCTTGTGACGAT acAGGAAAACTAATTTTGAAACCCAGGCCTCATGTTCAATGA